From Uloborus diversus isolate 005 chromosome 8, Udiv.v.3.1, whole genome shotgun sequence, a single genomic window includes:
- the LOC129227555 gene encoding dnaJ homolog subfamily C member 8-like, whose translation MSSVSRSEPTEALFSNFIAEVKEIEKRDSVLTPKQQIDRLLRPGSTYFNLNPFEVLQIDPETSLDDVKKQYRRLSILVHPDKNIDDRDRAQQAFDIINKAYKCLEDDAQRAKALEIVEEAKGRTDQMIEEKRKKQKKAGKGTKVDEDDPVKYKHAVYVLTMKLFADLERKRRQAEERNMEERKRKREDEIMEEEKKKDDKEWQKNYEESRENRINSWKAFQSGSKSKKKVKEFRPPKHKAETR comes from the coding sequence ATGTCTTCGGTATCTCGTAGTGAACCAACGGAAGCATTGTTCAGTAATTTTATTGCCGAGGTAAAAGAAATTGAGAAGCGTGATTCTGTTTTAACACCAAAGCAGCAAATAGATCGCTTGCTCAGACCTGGAAGTACGTATTTTAACTTGAATCCTTTTGAAGTATTACAGATAGATCCTGAAACATCTTTAGACGATGTTAAGAAACAGTATCGCAGATTGTCCATTTTGGTGCATCCCGACAAAAATATTGACGACAGAGATCGGGCCCAGCAAGCGTTTGACATCATCAACAAAGCATACAAATGTCTAGAAGATGATGCCCAGCGTGCTAAAGCTTTGGAAATAGTTGAAGAAGCTAAAGGACGCACAGATCAGATGAttgaagagaaaagaaagaaacagaaaaaagcTGGAAAAGGCACAAAAGTAGATGAAGATGATCCTGTGAAATACAAGCACGCAGTGTATGTTCTGACCATGAAATTGTTTGCCGATCTGGAAAGGAAAAGGAGGCAGGCAGAAGAGCGAAACATGGAAGAGCGGAAAAGGAAAAGAGAGGATGAAATTATGgaagaagagaagaaaaaagatgataaagaatggcaaaaaaattatgaagaaagtAGAGAAAATAGAATCAATAGTTGGAAAGCTTTCCAATCCGGAAGCAAAtctaaaaagaaagttaaagaaTTTCGTCCCCCGAAACATAAAGCTGAAACTCGTTGA
- the LOC129228053 gene encoding uncharacterized protein LOC129228053, producing MQNMPEMKELSGEMKTETTFAHLPDSNDYIQKLENRLTKVKGHNKELTSKDMLLILQKARDDSMLHLIGGSSNSFSSLSDCDVNKEVTVSYVERKLFPEKNGVTYEELQNLLECDVLAKTVSETNGDALCESNVDR from the exons atgcaaaatatgCCAGAAATGAAGGAATTATCCGgtgaaatgaaaactgaaacaaCATTTGCACATTTGCCTGATTCTAATGATTACATTCAGAAATTAG AAAATAGGTTAACAAAAGTGAAAGGTCATAACAAAGAGTTGACATCTAAAGACATGTTACTTATTTTACAAAAAGCTAGAGATGACTCAATGCTGCATTTGATTGGAGGCTCATCAAACAGTTTCTCTTCATTGTCTGACTGTGACGTAAACAAAGAAGTAACAGTATCATATGTCgag AGGAAGCTATTCCCAGAAAAAAATGGTGTGACTTATGAAGAGTTACAGAATCTTCTAGAATGTGATGTACTTGCAAAGACTGTATCAGAAACAAATGGTGATGCTCTATGTGAAAGTAATGTGGATCGCTAA
- the LOC129227556 gene encoding cytochrome c oxidase assembly factor 4 homolog, mitochondrial-like, with translation MDSSSAKTVGHGVIRANDDDTDVVDKLLNETGCSELHYKVQECIAETKDWRKCQKEVTEFRNCINRHEQRKVQDGKT, from the exons ATGGATTCTTCATCTGCAAAAACCGTCGGACATGGTGTAATTAGAGCGAATGACGATGATACTGATGTTGTAGACAAATTATTAAATGAGACAGGATGTTCTGAATTGCATTATAAAGTACAG gaatgcaTTGCTGAAACCAAAGATTGGAGGAAATGTCAGAAAGAAGTTACAGAATTTAGAAACTGCATAAATAGACATGAACAAAGAAAAGTTCAAGATGGCAAAACATAG